In Brienomyrus brachyistius isolate T26 chromosome 14, BBRACH_0.4, whole genome shotgun sequence, the following proteins share a genomic window:
- the bach2a gene encoding transcription regulator protein BACH2 has product MSVDEKPEAPMYVYESTVHCANVLLSLNDQRKRDVLCDVTVLAEGKEFRAHRAVLASCSEYFLQVLVGQAEHELVIGLPEEVTARGFAPLLQFAYTAKLLLSRENIQEVIRCAGFLRMHNLEDSCFRFLEAQLLSKGDGLLRCRNVEDDNSEDEHMQPEATGTSSSRTKLRPEAATSPRLLDEESLAMPISGSLADGHARIERHGSSDLPHCPKYRKYQGAYGKHNNGTSSHTSTSGISDTFTENSPYGQTRLVITQIKDEPPMVEDTLPLCLSGDEQDSRETNGVSEMETDCRPHSPTSVERTWDSKSPNCLHSLFKKDTHLVGLPDASQQLFADRISCPQDKRATQGDHKKDYGSFSGELGLSVTSFKEGDGFPIGITLKGTSCDRVYKQEMELDRRSVIFSSGACDRSGTPAHSYPDGNALDKELSEFMPKDARGGTSQSLPCSQTYSPGATVAEPLLHCRSRPKSSCPVPIKVCPRSPPFETRTRTSSSCSSYSYAEDGSGGSPCSLPQFEFSSSPCSNATRCLAAEHQDQGMAGDAIFTQARPKIKCEQSYGTNSSDESGSFSEGDSESCHVQERGTEVKLPFPVDQITDLPRNDFQMMIKMHKLTSEQLEFIHDVRRRSKNRIAAQRCRKRKLDCIQNLECEIRKLVCEKEKLLTERNQLKACMGELWENFSCLSQEVCRDGQLSPDQVQSLHRYCPFLHAGDASVSQSPTFASSDAATSIDLTANPDSPPPEPGCCTSPCPSDIKLTSNQWEPGKGADCLRGVAVGEEHSVGPPLVGGPSFERCSQTVTVDFCQEMTDKCTTDEQPRKDCT; this is encoded by the exons gTTACTGCCAGGGGATTTGCCCCATTGTTGCAGTTTGCCTACACTGCTAAGCTGTTACTGAGCAGAGAAAACATCCAGGAGGTCATTCGCTGTGCCGGATTCCTGCGCATGCACAACCTGGAGGACTCCTGCTTCCGCTTCCTGGAGGCCCAGCTCCTGAGCAAGGGAGACGGCCTCCTGCGGTGCCGTAATGTGGAGGACGACAATTCGGAGGATGAGCACATGCAGCCTGAGGCTACCGGGACCAGCTCTTCGCGGACGAAGCTCCGACCCGAAGCTGCAACCTCCCCTCGTCTCTTGGATGAGGAGAGCCTGGCTATGCCCATCTCCGGTAGCCTCGCCGATGGCCACGCACGCATTGAAAGACATGGCTCCTCGGACCTTCCCCACTGCCCGAAATACCGGAAGTACCAAGGGGCCTATGGCAAGCACAATAATGGCACCTCCTCACATACCAGTACCTCAGGTATCTCTGACACGTTTACTGAGAACAGCCCCTATGGACAAACTCGGTTGGTGATCACGCAGATCAAGGACGAGCCACCGATGGTGGAAGACACCCTCCCGCTGTGCCTGTCCGGAGACGAGCAGGACTCCCGAGAAACCAATGGCGTGTCAGAGATGGAGACGGACTGCAGACCGCACAGCCCCACATCCGTAGAAAGAACCTGGGATTCAAAATCACCCAACTGCCTCCATTCGCTCTTCAAGAAAGACACCCACTTGGTAGGTCTTCCCGATGCCTCGCAGCAGCTGTTCGCTGACCGAATTTCTTGTCCCCAAGACAAAAGGGCTACTCAGGGTGACCACAAAAAGGATTATGGGTCATTTTCTGGGGAGTTGGGGTTGTCGGTAACATCTTTCAAGGAGGGTGATGGTTTCCCGATCGGGATCACGTTGAAGGGAACTTCCTGCGACAGGGTCTACAAgcaggaaatggaactggatCGCAGGAGTGTTATTTTTTCCTCAGGAGCTTGTGACCGATCGGGAACCCCAGCGCATTCTTATCCAGACGGGAACGCTTTGGATAAGGAGCTCTCAGAGTTCATGCCAAAGGACGCAAGGGGGGGCACAAGTCAGTCCCTGCCGTGTTCCCAGACATACTCGCCTGGTGCGACCGTGGCAGAGCCCCTGCTACACTGCCGCTCGCGCCCGAAGTCCAGCTGCCCCGTGCCGATTAAGGTGTGCCCCCGGTCCCCACCCTTTGAGACCAGGACGCgcacctccagctcctgctcctcctaCTCCTATGCTGAGGACGGGAGCGGGGGTTCGCCCTGCAGCCTTCCCCAGTTCGAGTTCTCCTCGTCCCCCTGCTCCAACGCCACCCGCTGCCTAGCCGCGGAGCACCAGGATCAAGGGATGGCCGGTGACGCCATCTTCACCCAGGCGCGCCCCAAGATCAAGTGTGAGCAGTCGTATGGCACCAATTCCAGCGACGAATCAGGATCCTTCTCTGAGGGGGACAGCGAGTCATGCCATGTGCAGGAACGAGGGACGGAG GTGAAGCTTCCTTTCCCAGTCGACCAGATCACGGATCTTCCACGCAATGACTTCCAGATGATGATCAAGATGCACAAACTGACCTCGGAGCAGCTGGAGTTCATCCACGATGTCCGGCGCCGGAGTAAGAACCGCATCGCGGCTCAGCGCTGCCGTAAGCGGAAACTGGACTGCATCCAGAACCTGGAGTGCGAGATCCGCAAACTG GTGTGTGAGAAGGAGAAGCTGTTGACGGAGCGTAACCAGCTGAAGGCCTGCATGGGCGAGCTGTGGGAGAACTTTTCCTGCCTGTCCCAGGAGGTGTGCCGAGATGGGCAGCTGAGCCCCGATCAGGTCCAGTCCCTGCATCGTTACTGCCCGTTCCTGCATGCTGGGGACGCCAGCGTCAGCCAGTCCCCCACCTTTGCCAGCAGCGACGCCGCCACCAGCATCGACCTCACTGCCAACCCGGATTCCCCCCCTCCCGAGCCTGGCTGCTGCACGTCTCCTTGTCCCTCTGACATAAAGCTGACCTCCAACCAATGGGAGCCAGGCAAGGGTGCTGATTGTCTGAGGGGCGTGGCAGTGGGGGAGGAACACAGCGTAGGCCCACCTCTAGTGGGCGGGCCCTCATTCGAAAGGTGCAGTCAGACCGTAACGGTAGATTTTTGCCAGGAAATGACTGATAAATGTACAACTGACGAACAGCCCAGAAAGGACTGTACCTAG